In a genomic window of Allomeiothermus silvanus DSM 9946:
- a CDS encoding sugar phosphate isomerase/epimerase family protein produces MPRFGAHAFIWAAEWNPEAAEKVIQGATRVGLDFVEIPLLHPESFDVELTRRLLNGYGVGCTCSLGLPREASLPEHPEAATRFLIQALNVAHQIGSEVLTGVTYATLGTLSGRAPREADYQAVVKALKPAARHAAALGMRLGIEPVNRYETYLINLAAQGLELIRRLDEPNVFLHLDTYHMNIEEKGFRGPIVEAGAHLGYIHLSESDRGTPGTGNVHWDAVFAGLREIGFSGDLVMESFVALNPDIARATCMWRDVVGDPQALVQEGLAFLRGKASEYGLLG; encoded by the coding sequence ATGCCGAGATTCGGAGCGCACGCGTTCATCTGGGCTGCCGAGTGGAACCCCGAAGCCGCAGAGAAGGTCATACAAGGAGCCACCCGGGTAGGTTTGGATTTCGTAGAGATCCCCCTTCTTCACCCGGAAAGTTTTGATGTTGAGCTAACCCGCCGGTTGCTCAATGGCTACGGGGTGGGCTGTACCTGCTCGCTGGGGCTGCCGCGGGAGGCGAGCTTACCCGAACACCCCGAGGCGGCTACCCGGTTTTTAATCCAAGCCCTAAATGTAGCCCATCAGATCGGAAGCGAGGTGCTCACCGGGGTGACTTACGCCACGCTGGGCACACTCTCCGGGCGCGCCCCCCGCGAGGCCGACTACCAAGCGGTGGTGAAAGCCCTAAAGCCCGCAGCCCGGCACGCCGCTGCCTTGGGGATGCGGCTGGGGATCGAGCCGGTCAACCGCTACGAAACCTACCTGATCAACCTGGCGGCTCAGGGCCTCGAGCTAATCCGCCGCTTGGATGAGCCCAACGTTTTTCTCCACCTCGACACCTACCACATGAACATCGAGGAGAAGGGCTTCCGAGGCCCCATCGTAGAGGCTGGCGCGCACCTGGGGTACATCCACCTCTCCGAGAGCGACCGGGGCACACCAGGGACCGGCAACGTGCACTGGGATGCGGTGTTCGCCGGGCTGCGCGAGATCGGCTTTAGCGGGGACTTGGTGATGGAATCCTTCGTGGCCTTAAACCCCGACATCGCCCGAGCTACCTGCATGTGGCGCGACGTGGTGGGCGACCCCCAGGCCCTGGTGCAGGAGGGGCTGGCGTTTTTGCGGGGAAAAGCCAGCGAATATGGCCTATTGGGGTAG
- a CDS encoding ATP-binding cassette domain-containing protein, whose translation MSLLEVKNVTKRFGAVEVLGGVSFSLEPGTVLGLLGDNGAGKTTLMKILTGVYQPDSGQVFFGGKPIPYPEHTPRQARMLGIEMIYQDLALAKQQDVAANIFLGREPVYRWLGWWPMVDKARMEQEARIALERLGARIPSVRYPLWALSGGQQQSVAIARALTFNPKLVIMDEPTAALAVREVEHVLALIRELKAQGIGVILISHRLPDVFAVTDRIVVLRQGRVVADVPTAHTSMQEVVAYIVGAH comes from the coding sequence ATGTCGCTGCTTGAGGTCAAGAACGTCACCAAGCGCTTCGGCGCGGTAGAGGTGCTGGGGGGGGTGAGCTTCAGCCTCGAGCCCGGCACGGTGCTGGGGCTTTTGGGCGACAACGGGGCGGGCAAGACGACCCTGATGAAGATCCTCACCGGGGTCTACCAGCCCGACTCCGGCCAGGTGTTCTTTGGCGGGAAACCCATCCCCTATCCCGAGCACACTCCTCGTCAGGCACGCATGCTCGGCATCGAGATGATTTACCAGGACCTGGCCCTGGCCAAACAGCAGGACGTGGCGGCGAACATCTTTCTGGGCCGAGAGCCGGTGTATCGCTGGCTGGGGTGGTGGCCGATGGTGGACAAGGCCCGCATGGAGCAAGAGGCCCGGATCGCCCTCGAGCGCCTGGGGGCGCGCATCCCGTCGGTGCGCTATCCACTGTGGGCGCTTTCCGGTGGACAGCAGCAGTCGGTAGCCATCGCCCGGGCGCTCACTTTCAATCCCAAGCTGGTGATCATGGACGAACCCACCGCAGCTTTGGCGGTACGCGAAGTCGAGCATGTCTTGGCGCTAATACGCGAACTTAAAGCGCAGGGCATCGGGGTGATCCTGATCAGCCACCGCCTACCCGACGTGTTCGCTGTCACCGACCGAATCGTGGTGCTGCGGCAGGGCCGGGTGGTGGCCGATGTGCCCACCGCACACACCAGCATGCAAGAGGTGGTGGCCTACATTGTGGGAGCGCACTAG
- a CDS encoding ABC transporter permease: MHPPLPARAPQAPVVRLESVLVLAGLSLAMAGFAPNFVSLGNFLNILLATSVIGVLAIAATFVLSSAGLDLSMGSVLAVAGVVTGVLCVHLGLPWFVGGAGGILAGMVLGAVNGALIARAGIPAFIVTLGMHSVGRGLALLIADGKPIYGLPGAITFLGQGRLLGVPMPVWIFLALVVIFHLILSRTRFGRYTLVIGDNEMAARVTGIDVATHTIRLYVLSGALAALAGLLFAARVNAADPTAGAGYELSAITAAVIGGTNLFGGRGTVIGTLIGALIMGVLQNGLNLMAVASFYQQVAIGTVLVLAVWLDRIRDRRRV; this comes from the coding sequence ATGCACCCTCCCCTCCCCGCCCGCGCCCCACAGGCCCCGGTAGTCCGGCTGGAGTCGGTGCTGGTGTTAGCGGGGCTCTCGCTAGCGATGGCGGGGTTCGCGCCGAACTTCGTCAGTCTGGGCAACTTTCTGAATATTCTGCTGGCGACTTCGGTCATCGGGGTGCTAGCCATCGCCGCGACCTTCGTGCTCTCCTCCGCAGGGCTGGACCTCTCGATGGGCTCGGTGTTGGCGGTGGCGGGGGTAGTGACCGGGGTGCTATGTGTGCACCTGGGGCTGCCCTGGTTTGTGGGTGGCGCAGGCGGGATCCTGGCGGGGATGGTACTGGGAGCAGTAAACGGAGCGCTGATCGCCCGCGCCGGAATTCCCGCTTTCATTGTCACGCTAGGGATGCACAGCGTAGGGCGCGGGCTAGCCCTGCTAATTGCCGATGGCAAGCCGATATACGGCCTGCCTGGAGCCATCACCTTTTTGGGTCAGGGTCGTCTGCTAGGCGTTCCCATGCCGGTGTGGATCTTTCTGGCGCTGGTGGTGATTTTTCACCTGATCCTCTCGAGGACGCGCTTCGGGCGCTACACGCTGGTGATCGGGGATAACGAGATGGCCGCGCGGGTTACCGGGATCGACGTCGCCACGCATACCATTCGGCTGTATGTGCTATCGGGCGCTCTGGCAGCGCTGGCCGGGCTCCTCTTCGCCGCCCGGGTGAACGCCGCTGATCCTACCGCTGGGGCGGGCTACGAGCTTTCCGCCATTACCGCCGCGGTAATCGGTGGGACCAACCTCTTCGGCGGGCGCGGGACGGTGATTGGCACCCTGATCGGGGCGCTCATCATGGGCGTGTTGCAAAACGGCCTCAACCTGATGGCAGTGGCCTCGTTTTACCAGCAGGTAGCCATCGGGACGGTTCTGGTGTTAGCGGTGTGGCTGGACCGAATCCGCGACCGGAGAAGGGTGTGA
- a CDS encoding substrate-binding domain-containing protein, translating to MRLLTASTAVLAALAWGTLGFAQQLTIAALMKTTANPFWGAMEAGIRDAAQKGNVNLILQAVASETDVEPQLNACLNLLQRKPQALVVAAINSVNLLPCLKQANQQNIPIVDLDGNLDPAVLQREGVKIAFSISSDNRRAGASAAEYVVSKLGQGFSGKVLVIEGLAGNVTGAARRDGFTERLKQIAPNAQIVATLPGDWDRLKAANITNDTLQRHPDLAAIYCANDTMALGAVEAVFAAGKKVLVVGTDGNSDAVKSIRAGRLNASVAQLPFLVGSRAIENVLKVIKGEQVDPKIIVPTLVIDKAILEANRDPLLQYLR from the coding sequence ATGCGATTACTCACAGCTTCAACTGCGGTACTGGCCGCTCTTGCCTGGGGAACCCTGGGGTTCGCCCAGCAACTGACCATCGCGGCACTCATGAAGACCACCGCCAATCCCTTCTGGGGCGCGATGGAGGCAGGGATTCGCGACGCCGCGCAAAAGGGCAATGTCAACCTGATTCTGCAGGCGGTAGCCTCCGAGACCGACGTGGAGCCGCAGCTCAACGCCTGTTTAAACCTTTTGCAGCGCAAGCCGCAAGCGCTGGTAGTGGCCGCCATCAACTCGGTAAATTTGCTGCCGTGCCTGAAGCAGGCCAACCAGCAAAACATTCCCATCGTGGACCTCGACGGGAATTTAGACCCGGCAGTGCTGCAGCGGGAGGGGGTGAAGATCGCCTTCTCGATCTCCTCGGATAACCGCCGGGCCGGGGCTTCGGCGGCCGAGTATGTGGTGAGCAAGCTCGGCCAAGGCTTTAGCGGCAAGGTGCTGGTAATCGAGGGGCTGGCCGGGAACGTGACCGGAGCCGCCCGGCGCGACGGCTTCACCGAGCGGCTCAAACAGATAGCCCCGAACGCCCAGATCGTAGCGACCCTTCCGGGCGATTGGGACCGGCTCAAAGCCGCCAACATTACCAACGACACCCTGCAACGTCACCCCGACCTGGCGGCCATCTACTGCGCCAACGACACCATGGCCCTGGGTGCGGTGGAAGCGGTCTTCGCCGCGGGCAAGAAAGTCCTGGTAGTAGGCACCGATGGTAACTCTGACGCGGTGAAGTCCATCCGGGCGGGCCGCCTGAACGCCTCAGTGGCCCAGCTTCCCTTCCTGGTGGGCTCGAGGGCTATCGAGAACGTGCTCAAGGTCATCAAGGGCGAGCAGGTGGACCCCAAGATCATCGTGCCGACGCTGGTGATCGACAAGGCGATCCTCGAGGCGAACCGCGATCCGCTGTTGCAATACCTGCGCTAA
- a CDS encoding LacI family DNA-binding transcriptional regulator yields MATIKDVAKLAGVSIATVSNVLNGGRYVSPELRSAVLQAVRTLGYVPNGVAQSLRSRKTQTLGLIVPDITNPFFSGLVQALERSARDRGYQMLLCNSEENAELEFDLALALASRQVDGLIVIPTQDSPEYLRKLKADGLPVVLLDRIGGEDDLDRVGVDNFQAARVGTEFLIRQGHREILLLVSTLELSNIRDRAEGYRQALAAAGIPQDPQWVIECGKDAPSLEAVLEAIQHHRPTAIFASTNRLSLLAIQAIRRLKLGFPEEISLLGFDDFEWSTLLEPYLSAVVQPIEALGFQAAQILLDRLKGDTSPPKRVLLPCDLAVRQSVQRR; encoded by the coding sequence ATGGCAACGATCAAGGACGTCGCCAAGCTCGCTGGTGTTTCCATCGCCACCGTATCCAACGTGCTCAACGGCGGGCGGTATGTAAGCCCCGAGCTTCGCAGCGCGGTGTTGCAAGCAGTCCGCACCCTCGGCTACGTACCCAACGGGGTCGCCCAAAGCCTGCGCAGCCGTAAGACGCAAACCCTCGGCCTTATCGTCCCGGATATCACCAACCCTTTCTTCAGCGGACTGGTACAGGCCCTCGAGCGCTCGGCGCGGGATCGGGGTTACCAGATGCTCCTATGCAACAGCGAGGAAAACGCTGAGCTCGAGTTCGATCTGGCCTTAGCCCTGGCCAGCCGCCAGGTGGACGGCCTTATCGTGATTCCCACCCAGGACTCCCCCGAGTATCTGCGCAAGCTCAAGGCAGATGGGCTGCCGGTGGTACTCCTCGACCGCATCGGCGGGGAAGACGACTTGGACCGGGTGGGGGTGGATAACTTCCAAGCTGCCCGGGTCGGCACCGAGTTTTTGATCCGGCAGGGGCACCGCGAGATCCTGCTGTTGGTGAGCACCCTCGAGCTTTCCAACATCCGCGACCGGGCCGAAGGATACCGCCAGGCGCTCGCCGCAGCGGGGATCCCCCAAGACCCCCAGTGGGTCATCGAGTGCGGCAAGGACGCCCCCTCGCTGGAAGCCGTGCTCGAGGCCATCCAGCACCACCGGCCTACGGCCATCTTCGCCAGCACCAACCGGCTTAGCCTTTTGGCCATCCAGGCCATCCGCCGCCTCAAGCTAGGGTTTCCCGAGGAAATCTCCCTGCTGGGCTTTGATGATTTCGAGTGGAGCACCCTGCTCGAGCCCTACCTGAGCGCGGTGGTTCAACCCATCGAGGCATTGGGCTTCCAGGCCGCTCAGATCCTGCTGGATAGGCTCAAAGGAGACACCAGTCCGCCCAAGCGGGTGCTCTTGCCTTGCGATCTGGCGGTGCGCCAATCGGTGCAAAGGAGGTGA